The DNA segment CCGATGCCATTATTGTCAATTTTAATACCAAAGCGCAGGAGCCGCCGTTGCTGGCTGTCAGCAAATATGTATTGCGTGACGATGGCAGCGGCCAAAGCCAAGGCAATGGCGACGGCGTGATTCAGAAAAAAGAAACCGTTGAGCTTACCGTATTTTTGACTAATACAGGTCAGGGCGCAGCCAATAGTGTTAAATTGACTCTGAAATCTTCGGATCCTGGAATTTTTGTATCACAGAGTTCAGCCACTCTTGGCGACATTCCTCCGGGTGAAGTGAAAAAGGGCGTTTTCGTATTTGCAGTGAGCGGTAATTATAATACGGTTTCGTCGACGTTACCGCTTAATATTGAGATCAGCGAAAAGCGTCCGAAATTCAATAAATCGGAAAACCTTGGTTTAAGCCTCGATGCATCTTACAAAAAAGAAGTGGTGGTCGACGTCGTATCGAATTTCAAAGAAGAAAACAAAACGGTTTCAATGGGTAATATCAAAGACAAAGTTGATCAAGCCGTCAAAGATATGAACCTGGCCATTAGCAAATCAGGTGCATCCGAAATCGAATTGCCTGCGCGCGAAAATGTATACGCCGTTGTGATTGGGATCAGCGAGTATAAGAGCAAGGACGTTCCGCCGTTGTCCTATGCCGTCAACGATGCATCAGGCGTCTATGCACTTTTGACTAATAATGTGATCGGCGGTATACCGAAAGCCAATGTTAAATTCCTAGCGGGACCGGAAGCAACATTGACTGAAATAAAAGTCGCACTTGGATGGTTGGTCAATCAAGGCATGGAAGATGAAAATGCTGTTCTGATGTTCTATTATTCCGGTCACGGAGCGCCCGAACAAGATGATGAAGGTAATGTCAAGACGGCTTTCCTGATTCCGTTTGACGGCCAGCCTAAATTTCTCGCTGAAACAGGAATCGGTATTGATTACCTCCAGCAGGAACTTGGAAAAGTGAAAGCGAAAAACGTGTTTGTTGCAATGGATGCATGTTTTACGGGCTCTGGCAGGTCGTTCATGAAACAGGGCGCGCGTGGAATCAATCTTGTGCCTAAAGAGATCATCAAAGAATCTGTAGAGGGTAAAGTATTTCTGACGGCTGCGGCAAACGATCAATCGGCGTTTGATGATCCGCAGAATAAACACGGTTTGTTTACCAATTTCCTGCTTGAAGCATTGTCCGGCAAAGGAGACAGCGATGCCGAAACCGGTAACAATGACGGTTGGGTGAGTTCAAATGAAGTATTCAACTATCTGAAAGATCGTGTTTCCAAAGCGGCGAGGAAACTGGAAAATGTCAAACAGGATCCTCAGATGATCGGCTTCGGGGAAATCAAACTGACCCGCACGTTCCAGAAAAAAGCCGGCAGCATGACCGTCGATGAAAAGAAAGCTAAGTTGGGCAAAGCACTCAATTCTGCTGCAATTAATATGGATCAATACGCTAAAGCACTGACGGAAATCAAATCTGGTAATGAGAGCGCTGTTTTGAAGGATTTTCTTGCCGCCAAAATTGACGCTAAGAAATTCGGCGAAAGCTATTAAAAATTAACGTATAAGTCTGCACAAGGTGACGTTTTAAAAAAAACGTCACCTTTTTTATTTGTAAAAAAGCTTGAAATCGTTGTGTATAAATAGCAAATTGTCCAGCGATGTCATAACAGCGATGCGTTCCGCGTCGCTGTTTTAGTTTAAATTGTTTTTTGAACGTCAGAATAATTTGTCAAACAATCAAAACAAAGGCGTTGATTTATGATCAACTTTGTAGGGAGATTCTTTTTATTAACGGTCATGGCGATGATGTTTTCATGTTCGTCATTGCATTTATCGACAACAAACGAAACGGCCAAGACTGCATATAAAGAGGGATTGAAATATGAGAAACAGGGAGAAATCGGATGGCGCAAGGCTATCGATGCTTACCGTAAAGCCGTTCGTGAAGACGCGGCTTTTGTAGAAGCCTATAGCTCCCTCGGGAGGTTGTATGAATTGCGCGGGCATTATCAACAAGCTGCAGAAAATTACAAACTAGCTCTTACCATTCAGCCTAACGAGTCCGGATTGTATCTTGCTTACGGACGCGCACTGTTCAATTCAGGCCGCTACCAGGATGCGCTGAAATATCTCCAACAATACAATGCGTTTTTTCCTTTAGATAGAGAAGGTATCGAGTTATTAGCTGAAACCCAGCGTGTACTCGGCGACCCCAATGCTGAAGTTCTTTATCTGCAATTGGCAGAAATTGATACAGGAAGCGTCGATGCTCTTAAAGGGCTGGCCAATTATTATTACGAAGGTCGTCAGTATTCTAAGGCGCTGCCGTATTTCCGAAAATTGATGAACGTTACAAAAATTACCGATGCTAATATTTTCTACCAATTCGGTTATTGTTTAGTGCAAACGCAGCAGTGGAACGAGGCCCAAAAACAATTTGAAAACGCTGTTATGCTGAATGGGCAAAATGAGTTATTCAAAGAATACTCTGACATTGTTGCCAAAATCACTAAAGGATTATTTCATGGGGAGGCTTTTGAACAGTATCTATCGGCTGTGTATCAAGTAGATGTTGCGGAGACCAGTAAAGAAAAATTACCGCTCTATAAAAATGCTATCGAACTCCTGAATTCAGCTTTGACTTTGGAGCCATCGTTTATTTTGGCTCATAAAGAACTGGCGAGAGTGAACTATACCCTTGGTAAAGACGATGACGCACTAAAATCTTACGAATTTCTGATCAGTGCCGGCAAGGCTTCCAAATACGATTACACCAATGCTGCATATTTGTCATTTCGAAAAGATCATCTGGAAAAGGCTAAAACATATTATGAAGCGTCGTTACTCATCGATCCATCCCAAACGGACGTTCAGCATTATTTGCAAACGATTGAAAAAATTCTGAACGGCAGCATCAAAAAAGAAAGCTACTTCTTTTATGACAAAGGCGCGAAAGCGTCGGTCGCCGATTCGGCCGAATGGTATTTGAAAAAGGCTATAGCGATTGATTCGAGTTATTATGAAGCGTACCTGGAATTAGGCAATCTTCAGATGCGAATTGGTAAGTATCGTGATGCTGAAGCGACGTTTACCAAAGGCCTTCAGTTGTCAACCGAATCCGATATTCAAGCGACTTTTCATTACAATTTAGCTCTGACGTATGCCAGGCGTGATCTCCATGATAAAGCGATTGCTCAATTCCAGAAAACTCTTGAACTCGATCCGGGCGACAGCGATGCATTGTATAATTTGTCCAAAACGTATTTAGATAAATCCGATTTGCCGAACGCGATCAAAACTTACGATCGATTGATAAAAGATAATCCTGACTATTTTCAACCGTCGTTGAATGAAATCGAAGAATTTGCACTCGATCAATCGCATGGCATTAACGCTTCAAAAAGTGTTAATATGGCGTCTGTTCTTAAAATCGGGCAGACGAACACCTATACTTTAAAAATCAAATCGAAGAACGATGCCCTTTTCGGAGCCGATGCCAATGGTGACGCTTCACGCGAATTGACAATTGCATTCCGCGAGCAGGTTCAGGATATATCGGAATTTGGTGAAGTAGAGTTTGCACTGGATATTTTGACCGTTGAAGGATATGCCTTATTGCCGCAGGAAAAAAAATCTATAGGTCAGCGATTATATTTGAAAATATCAGATGTTTATGGTGTGACGAATATATATGGGCTTCTTGAAGAAAATCCGTATTCGCTCGCTCGTTTTGTTATTGCCGTAATGGAGGATTTGCACGGCGCTTATCTTCGCCGGTCTGTGGCTGAAGGAGAAATGTGGCGTTCCGGACAATATATATTCAAACTCGGTTCCGTAGATGCCGTGATGGTGCTTGACGAAGTGGACGGTTCAATAGCACGCGGTACAAAATATTACGGCGTTACCGGCAGTTATGATGCGGCGCGTTATGGCGATGTCGGCCGTGTTTATGTTTTTAAT comes from the bacterium genome and includes:
- a CDS encoding caspase family protein → LWNTTTWSQIRKMKSSSTYNWIDGLAFSLDGKYLYVGEYNNNISVWDVATGISIKTLSGHTNHVWSIAISPDGKVLASASADRTVKLWDVASGSLIKTLTDPKDELFNIAFSRDGSKLVASSDDKNVYIWTMKGITGGKIETFTETVTALPPYLNATATFADADGDNLLKGGESGKVTFIIKNTGKGPALGVNAKFTITEGSLGLFLGTPTFYIGDIQPGAEKTITSTVDATEDVLTQKVSMKVEATEKNGFGADAIIVNFNTKAQEPPLLAVSKYVLRDDGSGQSQGNGDGVIQKKETVELTVFLTNTGQGAANSVKLTLKSSDPGIFVSQSSATLGDIPPGEVKKGVFVFAVSGNYNTVSSTLPLNIEISEKRPKFNKSENLGLSLDASYKKEVVVDVVSNFKEENKTVSMGNIKDKVDQAVKDMNLAISKSGASEIELPARENVYAVVIGISEYKSKDVPPLSYAVNDASGVYALLTNNVIGGIPKANVKFLAGPEATLTEIKVALGWLVNQGMEDENAVLMFYYSGHGAPEQDDEGNVKTAFLIPFDGQPKFLAETGIGIDYLQQELGKVKAKNVFVAMDACFTGSGRSFMKQGARGINLVPKEIIKESVEGKVFLTAAANDQSAFDDPQNKHGLFTNFLLEALSGKGDSDAETGNNDGWVSSNEVFNYLKDRVSKAARKLENVKQDPQMIGFGEIKLTRTFQKKAGSMTVDEKKAKLGKALNSAAINMDQYAKALTEIKSGNESAVLKDFLAAKIDAKKFGESY
- a CDS encoding tetratricopeptide repeat protein encodes the protein MINFVGRFFLLTVMAMMFSCSSLHLSTTNETAKTAYKEGLKYEKQGEIGWRKAIDAYRKAVREDAAFVEAYSSLGRLYELRGHYQQAAENYKLALTIQPNESGLYLAYGRALFNSGRYQDALKYLQQYNAFFPLDREGIELLAETQRVLGDPNAEVLYLQLAEIDTGSVDALKGLANYYYEGRQYSKALPYFRKLMNVTKITDANIFYQFGYCLVQTQQWNEAQKQFENAVMLNGQNELFKEYSDIVAKITKGLFHGEAFEQYLSAVYQVDVAETSKEKLPLYKNAIELLNSALTLEPSFILAHKELARVNYTLGKDDDALKSYEFLISAGKASKYDYTNAAYLSFRKDHLEKAKTYYEASLLIDPSQTDVQHYLQTIEKILNGSIKKESYFFYDKGAKASVADSAEWYLKKAIAIDSSYYEAYLELGNLQMRIGKYRDAEATFTKGLQLSTESDIQATFHYNLALTYARRDLHDKAIAQFQKTLELDPGDSDALYNLSKTYLDKSDLPNAIKTYDRLIKDNPDYFQPSLNEIEEFALDQSHGINASKSVNMASVLKIGQTNTYTLKIKSKNDALFGADANGDASRELTIAFREQVQDISEFGEVEFALDILTVEGYALLPQEKKSIGQRLYLKISDVYGVTNIYGLLEENPYSLARFVIAVMEDLHGAYLRRSVAEGEMWRSGQYIFKLGSVDAVMVLDEVDGSIARGTKYYGVTGSYDAARYGDVGRVYVFNKGTQTFEYDTKKNLIAKLNNQFTTKLFSESTAKMEIQEASYELALKDMRFEQLEKPKKVVISDIPYVKQHGPQCAAASLSMVLAHYKQPIDQDDIYATIKSDFAGAQLNDIVNYPRSLGKYKAFGYLGTLEDLKDRIDQGIPVLVFLTPFGGGHVVVVIGYDETKHQIIMHDPTVANDHAVAYDDFLREWKQSGNECAIVAPFDKNIIVTEGPITTNKAV